In Paenibacillus sp. J23TS9, a single genomic region encodes these proteins:
- a CDS encoding stage V sporulation protein S encodes MEVLKVSAKSNPNSVAGALAGVLRERGAAELQAIGAGALNQAIKAVAIARGFVAPSGVDLICIPAFTDIVIDGEDRTAIKLIVEPR; translated from the coding sequence ATGGAAGTATTAAAAGTTTCAGCAAAATCCAATCCAAATTCTGTTGCCGGTGCTCTAGCTGGCGTGCTTCGTGAACGTGGTGCTGCTGAACTGCAGGCAATCGGAGCGGGGGCGCTAAATCAAGCCATTAAAGCGGTTGCCATTGCCCGGGGATTTGTCGCACCTAGTGGGGTTGATCTGATCTGTATTCCAGCTTTTACGGATATTGTGATTGATGGGGAAGACCGGACCGCAATCAAGCTGATTGTGGAACCTAGATGA
- a CDS encoding TIGR00282 family metallophosphoesterase has product MNVLFIGDIVGSVGRKALKDTLPSLKSKYNPHIIIVNGENSASGRGITESIAKDFFEWGVHGITMGNHTWDNKEIFDFIDDEPRMVRPANFPPGTPGLGHTVIKANGKELAIINLQGRTFLPPIDCPFRKSDEIIDQLRKKHKCILVDFHAEATSEKIAMGWHLDGRASIVVGTHTHVQSNDDTILPGGTAYLTDAGMVGPKEGILGMEREAVLRKFKTQLPVRFQVDNGKWQLHGLFVQLDEATGKAKKMEKIRMLEDDWIMD; this is encoded by the coding sequence ATTAACGTATTATTTATTGGAGACATCGTAGGAAGTGTAGGAAGAAAAGCGCTAAAGGATACGCTGCCTTCCCTGAAATCAAAATATAACCCGCATATCATTATTGTGAATGGAGAAAATTCCGCTTCAGGCAGGGGCATCACCGAATCCATCGCCAAGGATTTTTTTGAGTGGGGCGTTCATGGGATTACGATGGGTAACCATACATGGGACAATAAGGAAATTTTTGATTTCATCGATGATGAGCCGCGTATGGTGCGTCCTGCAAACTTTCCTCCAGGCACACCGGGACTCGGACATACAGTCATCAAGGCGAATGGTAAAGAGCTCGCTATTATCAATTTGCAGGGCCGGACATTTTTACCGCCGATTGATTGTCCTTTCCGTAAAAGTGATGAAATTATAGATCAGCTGCGCAAGAAGCATAAGTGCATTCTGGTTGATTTTCATGCCGAAGCCACCTCCGAGAAGATTGCAATGGGCTGGCATTTGGACGGACGCGCTTCTATCGTTGTAGGTACACATACTCATGTGCAGAGCAATGATGACACGATTTTGCCGGGTGGAACGGCTTATTTGACGGATGCTGGCATGGTAGGGCCGAAAGAAGGGATTTTGGGCATGGAACGGGAAGCCGTTCTGCGTAAGTTCAAGACCCAGCTGCCTGTCCGGTTTCAGGTCGATAATGGAAAATGGCAGCTTCACGGGCTATTTGTCCAGTTGGATGAAGCCACGGGTAAAGCGAAAAAGATGGAAAAAATCCGTATGCTTGAGGATGACTGGATTATGGACTAA
- a CDS encoding 2-oxoacid:acceptor oxidoreductase subunit alpha gives MISQLSWKIGGQQGEGVESTDRIFSTALNRLGYYLYGYRHFSSRIKGGHTNNKIRISTQPIRAIADDLDILVAFDQESIDLNAHELRPGGVVIADAKFGPTLPDGADARLFPVPITSIAEELGTSLMKNMVASGASWALLGLPMDVFNKAVEEEFGRKGAAVVEKNIEAVKSGADYVLELAGGPLEDFRLEAADGKQKLFMIGNDAIGLGALAAGCRIMSAYPITPASEIMEYLIKKLPKFGGTVVQTEDEIAAITMAIGINYAGVRSMTASAGPGLSLMMEAIGLSGMTETPVVIIDTQRGGPSTGLPTKQEQSDINALIHGTHGEIPKVVLAPSSIEECFYDMIEAFNLADKYQLPVIVVTDLQLSLGKQSCEMLDYDRISIDRGKLVPEAPELEAGGLFKRYELTEDGISPRVLPGQKNGIHHVTGVEHDESGRPSESAANRKLMMDKRLGKMERIKVENPIHVDAPYDSPELLIIGMGSTGGTIQQAREKLENEGITTNQMTIRLLHPFPAEAVMPYVDQAKQVIVLEHNATGQLADLIKLHVGSREKITSVLKYDGNPFLPSIVVEECRKACQASKELV, from the coding sequence TTGATTAGTCAATTGTCATGGAAGATAGGTGGACAGCAAGGGGAAGGCGTGGAGAGCACAGACCGTATTTTTTCAACGGCTCTCAACCGGCTCGGTTATTATTTGTATGGTTATCGGCATTTTTCATCCCGAATTAAAGGTGGACACACCAATAATAAAATTCGTATCAGTACGCAGCCGATTCGCGCAATTGCGGATGATTTGGATATTCTGGTTGCTTTCGACCAGGAGAGCATAGATTTAAATGCGCATGAGCTTCGCCCGGGCGGTGTTGTTATTGCAGATGCTAAATTCGGCCCCACTCTGCCTGATGGAGCGGATGCGCGTCTTTTTCCAGTGCCTATTACATCCATTGCTGAGGAACTGGGAACATCCCTGATGAAAAATATGGTTGCATCCGGTGCATCTTGGGCGCTTCTGGGTCTGCCAATGGATGTATTTAATAAAGCGGTTGAAGAAGAATTTGGCCGCAAAGGTGCAGCCGTTGTCGAGAAAAATATCGAAGCCGTGAAAAGCGGTGCCGATTATGTGCTCGAACTGGCAGGAGGACCGCTTGAAGACTTCAGACTTGAGGCTGCGGACGGCAAACAGAAGCTGTTCATGATCGGCAATGATGCGATCGGGCTGGGGGCGCTGGCCGCAGGCTGCCGCATTATGAGTGCTTATCCGATCACACCGGCTTCGGAGATCATGGAATATTTAATTAAGAAGCTGCCCAAATTCGGCGGTACTGTCGTTCAGACCGAGGATGAGATCGCAGCCATAACGATGGCAATTGGTATAAACTACGCAGGAGTCCGCTCCATGACGGCTTCTGCAGGCCCAGGATTGTCGCTCATGATGGAGGCTATCGGTTTGTCGGGTATGACCGAAACCCCGGTTGTGATCATTGACACACAGCGTGGAGGGCCTAGTACAGGGCTTCCGACCAAGCAGGAGCAAAGTGATATTAACGCATTGATTCATGGTACACATGGAGAGATTCCTAAAGTGGTGCTGGCACCAAGCTCGATCGAAGAGTGCTTTTACGACATGATTGAAGCGTTTAATCTGGCGGACAAGTATCAGCTGCCCGTCATCGTTGTAACGGATCTGCAGTTATCCCTGGGTAAGCAGTCCTGTGAGATGCTGGATTATGACCGGATCAGCATAGACCGGGGCAAGCTGGTACCGGAAGCGCCCGAGCTCGAAGCTGGAGGTCTATTCAAGCGCTATGAGCTTACGGAGGATGGAATATCACCAAGAGTACTGCCCGGCCAGAAAAATGGTATCCACCATGTGACAGGTGTTGAACATGATGAGAGTGGACGCCCATCGGAAAGCGCTGCGAACCGGAAGCTAATGATGGATAAACGCCTAGGGAAAATGGAGCGGATCAAGGTGGAAAATCCAATCCATGTGGATGCCCCGTATGATAGCCCCGAGCTGTTGATCATCGGAATGGGATCGACTGGCGGGACCATTCAGCAAGCGCGTGAAAAGCTTGAAAATGAAGGTATTACGACGAATCAAATGACGATCAGACTGCTGCATCCGTTCCCGGCAGAAGCAGTTATGCCATATGTAGACCAAGCTAAACAGGTTATTGTTCTGGAACATAACGCGACAGGCCAGCTGGCTGATCTGATCAAACTGCATGTTGGAAGCAGAGAGAAAATAACGAGTGTGCTGAAATACGACGGCAACCCGTTCCTGCCATCCATCGTGGTTGAAGAATGCAGAAAAGCCTGTCAGGCAAGTAAGGAGCTGGTATAA
- a CDS encoding dipeptidase codes for MPVIDFHCDVLSKMREDTGIAFQNDPKLDVTYDRLRQGEVSLQCFAIYLSERWGIPRYEYILDQIDVFKSRVMTTAEGVRWLRWKEDAAELQKEIGAASRVNNARQLPWGLLSVEGADGFEGSLFYVKMCYELGVRFLGITWNYANWAADGVLEKRNGGFTEKGKKLIDLSNEIGLLLDVSHLSPTGFWELTERTARPFIASHSNAKSICPHPRNLTDEQIRAIIAMDGRIGMTFVPWFVREGGDGPVRPEELLPHIEHFCSLGAENSLMIGSDFDGIDSWIKDLEHPGRYPDFAELLCKHYSESLVRRWFSGNALSYLNIHLPEKAAADAK; via the coding sequence ATTCCCGTCATTGATTTTCACTGCGATGTGCTGAGCAAAATGAGGGAGGACACGGGTATAGCCTTTCAGAATGATCCGAAACTGGACGTCACGTATGACCGCTTGCGGCAGGGTGAGGTATCATTGCAGTGCTTCGCGATTTATTTGTCCGAGCGTTGGGGGATCCCGCGTTATGAATATATTTTAGACCAAATCGACGTTTTCAAATCCAGAGTCATGACTACTGCAGAGGGTGTCCGCTGGCTGCGCTGGAAAGAGGATGCGGCTGAATTGCAAAAAGAGATCGGGGCAGCAAGCAGGGTAAACAATGCCCGCCAGCTTCCATGGGGCCTTCTCTCGGTTGAAGGGGCAGACGGGTTTGAGGGCAGCTTGTTTTATGTGAAAATGTGCTACGAGCTGGGTGTCCGTTTTCTGGGGATCACTTGGAACTATGCGAACTGGGCAGCAGATGGTGTGCTCGAGAAGCGTAATGGCGGATTCACGGAGAAAGGCAAAAAGTTGATTGACCTGAGTAACGAAATCGGTCTGTTGCTGGATGTTTCCCATTTATCCCCAACTGGATTTTGGGAGCTGACAGAACGGACAGCAAGGCCTTTCATTGCCTCGCATTCAAACGCAAAGTCGATATGCCCGCATCCGCGGAATTTGACCGATGAACAGATCCGGGCGATTATCGCGATGGATGGACGCATAGGAATGACCTTTGTGCCATGGTTTGTGCGTGAAGGGGGAGATGGACCGGTACGTCCCGAGGAGCTGCTGCCCCATATTGAGCATTTTTGCTCGTTGGGTGCGGAGAATAGCCTGATGATCGGATCTGATTTTGATGGGATTGATTCATGGATTAAAGATTTGGAGCATCCAGGGCGGTATCCTGATTTCGCTGAGCTGCTGTGCAAGCATTATTCGGAGAGCTTGGTACGGAGATGGTTTTCCGGAAACGCTTTGTCCTATCTGAACATCCATCTTCCGGAAAAAGCAGCTGCAGATGCCAAATAG
- a CDS encoding 2-oxoacid:ferredoxin oxidoreductase subunit beta translates to MATFKEFRNNVKPNWCPGCGDFSIQAAIQRAAANSGLEPEQLAVISGIGCSGRISGYIHAYGFHGIHGRSLPIAQGVKLANRDLTVIASGGDGDGFAIGMGHTIHAIRRNINMTYIVMDNQIYGLTKGQTSPRSAEGFVTKSTPQGSVETTLSPLELALSAGATFVAQSFSSDIKQLTALVEEAIKHEGFSIINVFSPCVTFNKINTYEWFKDNIVPLDSIPNYDPSSRIAAMTTLMETNGMVTGLIYQDKNKKSYENLISGFRDEPLAQQDPLISREQFDNLVAEFK, encoded by the coding sequence ATGGCAACATTCAAAGAGTTTCGCAATAATGTCAAACCCAACTGGTGTCCGGGATGCGGAGACTTTTCTATTCAGGCGGCCATTCAGCGCGCCGCTGCCAATTCCGGTCTTGAACCTGAACAGTTGGCGGTTATATCGGGGATTGGCTGCTCAGGCCGGATTTCCGGATACATTCATGCGTATGGTTTCCATGGCATTCATGGTCGTTCGCTTCCCATTGCACAGGGAGTGAAGCTGGCGAACCGTGATCTAACGGTCATTGCCTCCGGTGGTGACGGAGACGGCTTTGCCATCGGTATGGGACATACCATTCATGCTATCCGCAGAAATATTAATATGACTTATATTGTCATGGACAACCAGATATACGGTCTGACCAAGGGCCAGACTTCACCGCGAAGCGCAGAAGGATTCGTGACCAAGAGTACGCCGCAGGGCTCCGTTGAGACTACGCTGTCCCCTCTGGAGCTGGCATTGTCGGCCGGTGCTACTTTTGTGGCACAGTCGTTCTCAAGCGATATTAAGCAGCTGACGGCTCTTGTGGAGGAAGCTATCAAACATGAAGGCTTCTCCATCATCAACGTGTTTAGTCCCTGCGTCACGTTCAACAAAATCAACACGTATGAATGGTTCAAGGATAACATCGTTCCGCTGGATTCCATTCCGAATTATGATCCATCCAGCCGGATTGCGGCGATGACGACGCTCATGGAAACAAACGGTATGGTCACGGGCCTGATCTATCAGGACAAAAACAAGAAGAGCTATGAGAACTTGATATCCGGTTTCCGGGACGAACCGCTTGCTCAGCAGGACCCGTTAATTTCGAGAGAACAATTTGACAATCTTGTAGCGGAAT